The Chloracidobacterium sp. DNA segment TTCCTGTTCGTCCGGCTTGGCGCACTTAACGTAGATGAACGTGCAGCGTTCCGGCGCAGCCAACAGCTTCTGCATCGTGTCAAGCCGCATCTTGAAGCGCGCCGTGCCGGCTTCCGGCGCGTAGACGCCGGCAATCCGAAACGACCGCTCGAACACCTTGACCGTGTCGCCAAGCTTAGCTCGGCGCGTACGGAGGAACTCCGCATCTACAACGGCGTCATATTCGTCCACTGGGGGCGTTCCCGCCTGCAAACGAACGCCGGTCAGGCGCGCATAGCTTTCCCACTCGACACCCTCAACGATTTCCAGCCCGATGCCGTACTCGCTCGGCTTGAGGTATTGCCCGACTGGAGCGACATCGGCGACGCCGGCGATTTGCCGCAGGCGGTCGGCGTACTGAATCGGCATGACGAGAGCTGAGGTTGAAGTCAAGCTGAACTCGCGCCAGAACATGAGTTCGGCCTGAACATTGGTTTCGCGTTGGGCGCGGCTGCGCTGAGAGCCGTTGACGAGACCAGCGTTAACGAGAATGAGCGTCACGGCCAGCGCAACGCCGAAAGCGCTGAGCGCCGTCCGTACCGGCCGGTGGCGTAGGTTTGACCAGACAAGGTGGAGCAGCATACGAAAGGCCGGCGTTAGGGCTTACGGCCGATGAGGATGACCCGGCGTGAGGCGTCCGGCACGTATGGCGACAGGTCATAGTCGCCGAAAACCGCCTCCACGTGCAAACCCGACGCTGCAAAGAAGCTTTGCAGCGTCGGCAGACGGATGTCCTTGACGCGCTCGACGAAGCGAAAGCGTCGCCCGGCGTCCTCAAAGGTGATGGTTTTGAGGATGAAGCCGTCCGCATACTCGCGTCGGATTTCAAAGCGAATGCCGCCAATGACTTGAACGCTGAAGGGCGTCAGACGCGGCACGATCCAGTGGGCGTTGAGAAAATCGAGAACAAAGCAGCCGCCCGGATCAAGGGCCTGCGCAGCGGCGGCGACGACGCGGGCGTTTTCGGCGTCATCCGCGAAATAACCAAAGCTAGTGAACATGTTGAGGGCGCAGCGGTAGCCGCCCACGGCGAACGGCCGGCGCATGTCGTGAACGTGAAATCGAAGCCTCTCCCCGGCATACCGTTGAGCGACGGCGATACAGGCCAGGGAAATGTCAAAGGCGTCCACGTCGAGACCGTGTTCGTGCAGGCAGACGGCGTGGCGGCCGCGGCCGCAGCCGATGTCAAGCACGCGGTCGCCAGGACGCAGCGCCAAGTGACGGACGAGGTTGGCGATGAATAGGCAGGCCTCGGTTTCGTCCCGGTGGTGATAAAGCAGGGCGTAGTACGGCGTTCCAAACCAATCGTCACCGTTGGCTTGTGGGGCGGGTGATTCCGGCTGCGTCATCGGATGAAAAGCTACCGAGAGTTAGTCGGCAGGCGCAAGTCGTCAGCGGACGGCCGTCGCCGAAGCCGGCGGTTTGGGTTTTGCAACATGGCGTTGAAACGATGGTTCGTGTACATTGCCCGGAATGCAACAGGCTTGCCTTGAGCAACGACATCACTTGTGGGTTGGGAGGTGTCCGGCATGCGTGGGTTATCCGGGTTGGTCGGCGTCGGCTGTTTTCTCGCGGGGCTTTACGGGCTGGGACGCAAAATCGTTCTGACCGCCGGCGACAGTACGGTGTACTACAGCTCGCGCTGGGGCTGGTGGTACGGCTGGTGGTACGGCGTTGCCGCCGCTGGTACGGTGTTGCTGGCGATAGCCGGTTTGTTGGCCGTCGTCTTCCTTCGTGGACAAGCGCGCTGGATTGGCGGCGGGTTGCTGGCGTTGAGTGGCGTTCTTGTGGTCTTTTCAGGACGCGCCGTGTTGCTGCCCACAACCTTGTTCGAGTTTTTAGTGTCGGCTTTCCTGATGGCAATTGGCGTCAAGCTGTCTCTGAACTCGACGCTCGCCAACCGTGGCGTCGGCTACTACTAGGTCTCGACGACGCGAGTGGCCGGGCAATGAACCCCTACTTTTGGAACGGACTTCAACACGCACTGGCCGGTCTGGGGTGCGCGTGGGCCTTTTTCTCGCTCGTGAGGTCGGCCGGCTCTGACCCGGCGGCGACGGCGTCTGCTTCTCCGAACCGGCAAGCGAGCCGGCTGTGGTTTTGGTTTGCGCTAGTCATGGGTTCCAGCGCGTTGTTTTTTCTCCCGACGCATATTGATCGTCCGGGAACGTGGGTCAACCGGCTCTGGCAATTCACTCACTACCCCGTCCCGGACTGGGACATCCTGTGGCTTGGGATGCCATGGCATCGGTGGTTTCTGACCCACTCCGCAATCTTGCCCTTCGCCGTTCTCGGGCTGACGTTTGAGCGCCGCCCGTGGCAGGCCGTCGGCTATGGGCTGGCGGTCGGTATGGCGAGCCATCTCGCTTGGGACGCCATCACGCAGAGCCACAGCACGCCGATTATCTTCCTGCCGAACATCTTGGCGCTGCGGGGCGACGGCGCGCGCGTGTGGCTGCTTGTCAATGCAGCGATCGCCTTTGGAGCCGCCGTTGCAACGGCGCGCAAACACTCGATGTAGCCGCTCGCTGCGGAAGGCGGTGCAACGTTCAATGAGCAACATGCTCATTCCCGCAAAGGATTGTTCGCGCCGGCGCGTCCATCGGCTTTGCTTATGGGCGCTACTGTGCGGTGCGTCGGTTTTGGTGTTCGGCGGCTGCATGCGACCGAAACCGCCGGCTCAGCCGCCGCCAACATCCGCCGTGCGCGTTGTCACCGACGGCGCCGGCAAGGCCGTCACCGTCCCGGTGCGTCCGCAGCGAATTGTCTCGCAAACATTGGCGACGGATGAGCTCCTGCTGGCCATGCTGCCGCCGGAACGCCTTGTGGCGCTAAGCAGCCTCGCCGACGATCCACGGTACAGCTACTGCGCCGACAAAGCCAAACTCGTCGCCGGGCGTTGCGGCGCCAGCGCAGAAGCCATTTTGCAACTCCGACCGGACCTAATTTTCGTAGCGAGCTATAGCCGAGCCGAACTTGTAGAACTCCTTAGCGCGAGCGGCGCGCCGGTTTATCGGTTCACGAAATTCAGTGGCCTCAATGACATCAAAGCTAACATCCGCGCGCTTGGCGAGGCCGTCGGCGAACCCGTTGCGGCTGCGAAACTTGTCGCCGACCTCGAACAACGCTTCGCGGCGCTGGCCGAGCGCGCTCGCCAACGCCGCCAACGCCCGCGTTTGATGTCGTTCGGCGCGTCATATTTCACGGCCGGTGCAGAGACGACGTTTGATGATCTGGTGCGCGCGGTCGGCGGCGTCAACGTGGCGGCGGAACAAGGCGTCGTCGGCTTCCGTCAAATCAGCCCGGAACAACTCATCCAGTGGAAGCCGGACTATGTGGTGACAGGCGCTGAACTGGGAAAAGAAGCCGATGCTCGGCAGCGGCTGTTGGACAACCCGGCGGTGGCGGTTGCCGTCGGACGTAACCCGCGTCGCATTATTGTCCTCGAAGGTCGCGCCCTGACGACCGTTTCCCAGCATCTCGCCGACGCCGCCGAGCATCTTGAAAAGCAACTTCTGCCGTTGTTGGAACAACCGGCCTCGGCAAATTGAGGACATCGCCTCATGACGAACCGCCTTTGGCTCACGCTTGGACTCAGCGGCGCTCTCAGTGTTTTGGCGCTTACGCCGCTTGGTTACGGACAAGCCCCCGGCGGAACTGCAGCGGCGGTGGAGAACACCGCCGCCGTCGGCGCTTCCATCGCCCCGCCGTTCCCTATTCCACGGCCCTATCCGTTTACAGTTGGTGAAAAACTAACCTATGAGTTCAGCTTCTCGCGTTTCCCGCTGTACGGCAAGCTGGGCGAACTGGAACTGGCGGTGGTCGCCCCGGAGACGGTTCGGGAAACAATGGATGCCTTGGCTTCCAAGCTCAGAACACCGGAAACAGCTGAACGCTGTCCAGCGCCGATTTCGCCGCCGGTTTTGGTGTTTCAGGCGCAGGCGCGGACACGGGGCTTTCTTCCGGCGCTCCTTCGTCTCGATATCCGCAACGACTATCTCTCGATTGTGGACGCCGCCGACTTAGGTCTTGTCCACAACGAACGCGCCCTGCGCAGTCGGCGGTGGGAGCGCTTGCAAATGACCTGCCAAGCGCGGACGGCGGCTCTGCGCACCATACTAGAACGCGACGGTGACGCGGCGTCGCCGGTCAAGGTGCGCACCTTGCCCAGTCGCGGCTGGACGACCGACCTGCAAACCTTCTGGCACGTCCTGCGCACCCAGCCACTGACGCCCGGCGTCACGATTCCTATGGTGCTAACCGAAGACGACCGTATTTACGACATCCCGGTGCTTATCACCAACGAGGTCGAAACGATTACGACTCGCGCCGGACGGTTTCGCGCACGCAAGCTTGACCTGAAAGCCTATGAGGCGGGCTTTACGCGCTATCAAGGGACGTTTTTTCTGTGGCTGACGGAAGACGCAGCGCGACTGCCGGTGCGAGTGCGGTTCAGAGCGCGCGGCGTAACCGTCACAGGGGACTTAGTTCGTTACACGCCGCCGCGCAGCGGCGCACGACGGTAAGCGTCCTTCCCTGCCCCAACACGCAGGTTTACACCGCTCAGGACAACTTCCCCGGTCGAATCTCCAAAGCTGCGCATGCTGGTGGAAATGGACTAGAATGCCGTCCCGGAGCGACATGACCGGCGCGGCGCCAAGCCGAGCCGGGCGCGTCGGTAAATCTGCATGCTACGTACCATCGTTCGATTCCGGGCTTGGTTTCTTGAAGGCGCACGCGACCGGACGCTGACTGCGACCAAGTCCGTCGCACACAGCCATCCGACCAAAGCGTGGTGGCAAGTGATGTGTCTGACGGGCGTGGATTACTTCTCCACGCTTGCCTATCAACCCTACATTGCGTTTCTGGCCGTTGGCGCGCTCGCGCCTGTGGCGACGCTGTTTCTTGTCGCCCTGACGCTCTTCGGGGCCGTGCCAATGTATTGGCGCGTCGCCCGTGAAAGCCCCAATGGGCAGGGCAGCATCGCCATGCTCGAACAACTCCTGCCCGGCTGGCGCGGCAAAACCTTCGTGCTGTGCCTACTGGGTTTTGCAGCGACCGATTTCGTCATCACCATGACGCTGTCGGCGGCCGACGCCGCCGAGCATCTCATCGAAAACCCCTTTGCACCCCGTTGGCTGAATCACCGGTTGCTGCTGACGTTCTTTCTACTCGTCTTGTTGGGCGGCATCTTTCTCAAAGGGTTCGCGGAAGCTATCTACCTTGCCGTCGGACTGGTCATTGTCTTTATGGGGCTGAACGTCGTCGTCATCGGGCGTGGGTTGCATGAAATCGCCACCCACCCGGAAGTGTTCCCCCGCTGGCAAGCGGCGCTGGCGGCCGGCGCCGCCCACGGCAACGTCTGGCTGATCTTGTTGTTGTCTTTGCTCGCCTTTCCCAAACTGGCGTTGGGGCTTTCGGGCTTTGAAACCGGCGTGACGGTCATGCCGCTCATCAAAGGCGACCCGACTGACACGCCGGAACAGCCGGTCGGGCGGATTCGCAACGCGAAGAAACTCCTCCTAACGGCGGCGGTCATCATGTCGCTGGCGCTCATTGGCAGTTCCTTGGTCACCACCCTGCTTATCCCCCCTGAAGCGCTCCAACCGGAGGGGAAAGCCGCCGGTCGCGCGCTGTCGTATTTGGCGCATGAGTTCTATGGCGTCGGGTTCGGGACGTTCTATGACCTGACGACGGCGGCGATTTTGTGGTATG contains these protein-coding regions:
- a CDS encoding ABC transporter permease, translating into MLLHLVWSNLRHRPVRTALSAFGVALAVTLILVNAGLVNGSQRSRAQRETNVQAELMFWREFSLTSTSALVMPIQYADRLRQIAGVADVAPVGQYLKPSEYGIGLEIVEGVEWESYARLTGVRLQAGTPPVDEYDAVVDAEFLRTRRAKLGDTVKVFERSFRIAGVYAPEAGTARFKMRLDTMQKLLAAPERCTFIYVKCAKPDEQEAVAARIQDELPDNTVILVRDLPAAYAQGIPALNTFLKLVIGLAVAVGVTFVFLTMYTTVAERKRDIGILKSLGASPWWIIQAIEAEALLVGLVGFALGVGAAYAAVAGITALTALRPEIELRWLGFAALISLASTALGALYPAWRAARLDPVETLAE
- a CDS encoding ABC transporter substrate-binding protein, which encodes MSNMLIPAKDCSRRRVHRLCLWALLCGASVLVFGGCMRPKPPAQPPPTSAVRVVTDGAGKAVTVPVRPQRIVSQTLATDELLLAMLPPERLVALSSLADDPRYSYCADKAKLVAGRCGASAEAILQLRPDLIFVASYSRAELVELLSASGAPVYRFTKFSGLNDIKANIRALGEAVGEPVAAAKLVADLEQRFAALAERARQRRQRPRLMSFGASYFTAGAETTFDDLVRAVGGVNVAAEQGVVGFRQISPEQLIQWKPDYVVTGAELGKEADARQRLLDNPAVAVAVGRNPRRIIVLEGRALTTVSQHLADAAEHLEKQLLPLLEQPASAN
- a CDS encoding amino acid transporter — translated: MLRTIVRFRAWFLEGARDRTLTATKSVAHSHPTKAWWQVMCLTGVDYFSTLAYQPYIAFLAVGALAPVATLFLVALTLFGAVPMYWRVARESPNGQGSIAMLEQLLPGWRGKTFVLCLLGFAATDFVITMTLSAADAAEHLIENPFAPRWLNHRLLLTFFLLVLLGGIFLKGFAEAIYLAVGLVIVFMGLNVVVIGRGLHEIATHPEVFPRWQAALAAGAAHGNVWLILLLSLLAFPKLALGLSGFETGVTVMPLIKGDPTDTPEQPVGRIRNAKKLLLTAAVIMSLALIGSSLVTTLLIPPEALQPEGKAAGRALSYLAHEFYGVGFGTFYDLTTAAILWYAGASAMAGLLNLIPRYLPRYGMAPEWARANRPLVVVITAVTLFVTWFFDASIEAQGDAYATGVLMLMLSASIAVVISARRDGGWTYAGFIAIALVFTYTTLENIRERPTGLKVCLAFILSLIFVSLVSRALRATELRTKRVVLDAKAQKFLREAVKNNMLRIAANRPQTGDEREYARKRAELKRVHRIGYDEPVLFFEVSIVNPSEFNDEVLEVQGFTVGKHRVLRCDSPAVPNAIAAFLLHAQKETGVIPDVYFGWTEGSPIGYAFKYLFLGEGDTAPVVHEVLRKAVENPEKRPCVHVG
- a CDS encoding DUF3108 domain-containing protein, whose amino-acid sequence is MTNRLWLTLGLSGALSVLALTPLGYGQAPGGTAAAVENTAAVGASIAPPFPIPRPYPFTVGEKLTYEFSFSRFPLYGKLGELELAVVAPETVRETMDALASKLRTPETAERCPAPISPPVLVFQAQARTRGFLPALLRLDIRNDYLSIVDAADLGLVHNERALRSRRWERLQMTCQARTAALRTILERDGDAASPVKVRTLPSRGWTTDLQTFWHVLRTQPLTPGVTIPMVLTEDDRIYDIPVLITNEVETITTRAGRFRARKLDLKAYEAGFTRYQGTFFLWLTEDAARLPVRVRFRARGVTVTGDLVRYTPPRSGARR
- a CDS encoding class I SAM-dependent methyltransferase, yielding MTQPESPAPQANGDDWFGTPYYALLYHHRDETEACLFIANLVRHLALRPGDRVLDIGCGRGRHAVCLHEHGLDVDAFDISLACIAVAQRYAGERLRFHVHDMRRPFAVGGYRCALNMFTSFGYFADDAENARVVAAAAQALDPGGCFVLDFLNAHWIVPRLTPFSVQVIGGIRFEIRREYADGFILKTITFEDAGRRFRFVERVKDIRLPTLQSFFAASGLHVEAVFGDYDLSPYVPDASRRVILIGRKP